A window from Felis catus isolate Fca126 chromosome B1, F.catus_Fca126_mat1.0, whole genome shotgun sequence encodes these proteins:
- the FBXO8 gene encoding F-box only protein 8, whose protein sequence is MGQGLWRVARNQQLQHEGYSEQGYLSREQSRRMAASSISNTSHRKQVQGGIDIYHLLKARKSKEQEGFINLEMLPPELSFTILSYLNATDLCLASCVWQDLANDELLWQGLCKSTWGHCSIYNKNPPLGFSFRKLYMQLDEGSLTFNANPEEGVNYFMSKGILDDSPKEIAKFIFCTRTLNWKKLRIYLDERRDVLDDLVTLHNFRNQFLPNALREFFRHIHAPEERGEYLETLITKFSHRFCACNPDLMRELGLSPDAVYVLCYSLILLSIDLTSPHVKNKMSKREFIRNTRRAAQNISEDFVGHLYDNIYLIGHVAA, encoded by the exons ATGGGTCAGGGGCTGTGGAGAGTGGCCAGAAACCAGCAGCTACAGCACGAAGGTTACAGTGAGCAAGGCTACCTCAGcagagagcagagcaggaggATGGCTGCCAGCAGCATTTCTAACACCAGTCATCGGAAACAGGTCCAAGGAGGCATCGATATATATCACCTCTTGAAGGCACGGAAATCTAAAGAACAGGAAGGATTCATTAATTTGGAAATGTTGCCCCCCGAGCTAAGCTTTACCATCTTGTCCTACCTGAATGCGACTGACCTCTGCTTAGCTTCATGTGTTTGGCAGGACCTTGCAAATGATGAACTTCTCTGGCAAGG GTTGTGTAAATCCACATGGGGTCACTGTTCCATATATAATAAGAACCCACCTCTAggattttctttcagaaaattgTATATGCAGTTGGATGAAGGCAGCCTCACCTTTAATGCCAACCCAGAGGAG GGAGTGAACTACTTTATGTCCAAGGGTATCCTAGATGATTCACCAAAGGAAATAGCAAAGTTTATCTTCTGTACAAGAACACTAAATTGGAAAAAACTGAGAATCTATCTTgatgaaag GAGAGATGTCTTGGATGACCTTGTAACATTGCATAATTTTAGAAATCAATTCTTGCCCAATGCACTGAGAGAATTTTTTCGTCATATCCATGCCCCCGAAGAGCGTGGGGAGTACCTTGAAACTCTCATAACAAAGTTCTCACATAGATTCTGTGCTTGCAACCCCGATTTAATGCGAGAACTTGGCCTTAGTCCTG atGCTGTCTATGTACTGTGCTACTCTTTGATTCTACTTTCCATTGACCTCACTAGCCCTCACGTGAAGAATAAGATGTCAAAAAGAGAATTTATTCGAAATACCCGTCGTGCTGCTCAAAACATTAGTGAAGATTTTGTAGGGCATCTTTATGACAACATCTACCTTATTGGCCACGTGGCTGCATAA